The sequence GCCATCGCCGAGCTCACGGGAGGGAAGCGGTTTCTGGTGCGCTCCGAGGAGGAGCTCGCCCGCGTCTACTTGGACCTGGCCAAGGAGGTGCGCCTGGAGGTCCGCCCCCAGGAGGCCACGGGGCTCCTGGGGACCTTGGGCGGCGCTTTGGCCCTTCTGGGGGTCGCCCTGAGGCGCTACCTTAGTCCCCTTTAAGCCCCGGCCGGGGCCCCTAGGAGCCCCCGAAGGGGTTGGGCACGGGCTCCACCGGGAAGAGCTCCCGGGGCTCCCCACCGGGCACAGGAAGCAGGCGGAAAAACTGGCCGTCCCGGAAGAGGTAGACCTGGGGCTCACAGGCCCCCTCCCCCGGTGGGGGAAGCTGGACGGGACTGCCGCCCGGCCCTGGCCCCCGCGCCATCCAGGCGGCTCCCGCCCCCAAAAGCCCTCCCAGGGCAAGGCCCAGAAGGAAGGACCGCATGCACCCACCTTAACCCCGCCCTGCCGGGAGGGAAAAGGGCGCCGGACACCCTTTGTCCCCCAGGCCACCTTCCTCGGGCGGGCCTTCCCCTAGGCTGGCCCCATGCGCGCCACGGCCTTCCTCCTCTGCCTGGGCTTCCTCCGGGCCGCCGCCCTCTCCCCCGGGGACAAGGCCCCCCTCCTCGAGGCCCAGGACAGCTACGGCCGCCCCGTGGACCTAAGGGGAAGCTACGTGGTCCTCTGGTTCTACCCCAAGGCCAAAAGCCCCGGGTGCACCGCCCAGGCCAAGCGGTATTCGGAGCTTTACCCCGAGTTCCAGAGGCTCGGGGCCAGGGTCTACGGGGTGAGCCACGACCCCGCCGCCGAACAGTGCGACTTCGTGGAGAAGCTTTCCCTAAGGGGCAGCATGATCCCCGACCCCGACGGGCGCCTTGCCCGGGCCTACGGGGTGCCGAGCCTCTTCGGCTTCTACCGCCGGGACACCGTCCTCCTCAACCCCGAAGGGCGGGTGGAGCGGATCTGGCGGAACGTGAACCCCTTCAAGGACGCGGACACCGTGCTGGCCTACCTTAAGGAAAGGAACCGCTAAAGCCGCTTCTCACGGAGGGGGCTTAAGATATAGGGCGTGTACGCCACCCGCGAGGCCCTAAGGCAGATCCTCCGCCACCCCACCGCCAGCCTCGCCACCTTCTTTACCGCCTTGGTCTCCTTCTCCCTCCTTTACTTCCTGGGCCTTCTCCTGTGGAATCTGGAAAAGGTGGTCCAAAGCCTAGAAAGGGAGCTGGAGGTGGCCGCCTTCCTCCAAAAGGGGGCCAACGTGGAGGCCCTCCTCACGGAGATCCAGGCCTGGCCCGAGGTGAGGGAGGTACGCCTCCAGACCAAGGAGGAGGCCCTGGCCCAGCTGGTCCTGGACTACCCCTACCTGGCCGAGGCCAAGGACCTGGTGGAAAACCCCCTCCCCGACACCCTGCGCCTCCGCCTCGAGGCCCCGGGGGCCGTGCGCGCCGTGGCGGAGCGCCTGAAGCGCCTTCCCGGCGTGGAGGGGGTGGAGTACGGGGGCGAGCTCACGGAGCGACTGGTGCAGGTGCTCTCGGGCAGCCGGCTGGCCATGGTCCTCCTGGTGGGCCTCCTCCTGCTCAACACCTTCTTCAGCGTCATGGGCTCCATCCGCCTTTCCGTGGAAAGCCGCAAGGAGGCCCTCTCCATCATGCTCCTGGTGGGGGCCACGCGGCGCTTCATCCAGGCCCCCTTTGTGCTGGAAGGCACCCTCCTCACCCTTAGCGCCGGCCTCCTGGCGGTGCTTGCGGGAGGGGGGCTGTACCTGGCCCTGAGCCAGGCCCTTCAGGCCCTCCTCCCCTTCCTGCCCGTGCTGGGCCCTAGGGACCTGCTCCAGACCGGACTCCTGGTCCTGTGGCTCGCCGTCCTGCTCGGGGCGAGCGGGGCCTACCTGGCCAGCCGGGCCTACCTCAAGGAGGGTTAGGGTGCGGTTCTGGATCGGGCTCTGGGTGCTCCTCTCCCTCCTGGCCCTGGGCCAGGACCTGGCCACCCAGGAAAGGCGGGTGCGAAGCCTGGAAGCGGAGGCGGCCCGGGCCCAGAGGCTGGAGCGGGAGGCCCAGGCCCGCATCCAGAGGCTGAACCAGGAACTCTCCCGCCTTTCCCAGAGGGTGCGGAACCTCCTTGGGGAAAAGGCCCGCCTCGAGGGGGAGATCGCCCGCTTGGAAGGGGAGCGGGCCGCCCTGCGCCAGGAGATCGCTCGGCTGAGAAGGGCCGTCCAGGAGACGGAGGCCCGCATCGCCGAGCTGGAGCGGGATCTGGCCGCCCTCAAGGAGCGCCTCCAGGCCCTCATGCAAAGCCTCCATCGCGAGCGGGCCGGGCGCTACCTTCCCCTTCTTCGCGCCCAGTCCTTCGCCGACCTGGCGGTCCGGGCGCGCTGGGTGGGGTATATCTCCCGGCAGGACGCCGAGCTGGTGCGCCGCTTCCAGGCCACCCTGAAGGCCCTGAACGAGGAGCGGGAGCGCCTGCGCCTCCTCCTCGCCGACCTTTCGGAAAAGGAAAAGGCCTTGGCGGCCACCCAGGCCAGGCTGGAGGAGGAGCGGAGGTACCTCCTCTCCACCCTGGACGCCCTAAGGCGGGAGGCGGAGGGCAAGAAGGCCCTCTTGCGGGACGCCCTTTCCGAGCGCGAGCGCCTGCAACGCGCCCTGTCCCAGATCCAGGCCCGGGTGCTCTCCGAAAGGCGGAGGCTTTTGGAGCTCCAAAGGCAAGAGGAGGAAAGGCGGCGCCGGGAGGCGGCCCAGAGACCCCCCCCTCAGGTGGTGGTGCCTCCTCCGCCGCTTCCGGCCACCGTGGGCCGCCTGGCCTTTCCCGTGCCCGGGGGAAGGGTGCTGGTGCCCTATGGCCAGGAGGGACCCTTCCAGGTGATCCAGGGACCCGCCCCGGGAAGCCCCGTGCAGGCGGCGGCGGAGGGGTACGTGGCGGGCATCCTCTACCTGCCCAACCTGGGCTACACCGTGATGGTGGTCCACACGGAAACCCTTTCCACCGTCTACACCAACCTGCAGGAGCCCCTCGTGGCCGAGGGGCAGCGGGTGAGCCGGGGCCAGCTTTTGGGCTACACGGGGGGCGGCCTTCTCATCCGCCCCGAGGAGTTGGAGTTCCGCGTGGCCGTGCGGGTGGGCGAGGAAACCCGCTTCGTGGACCCCTCGGCCTACTACTAAATGCCCCGCTCTGGCTTTCGCCCGAGCGGGGGCCCCAGAAAGCTTCCCCGCAACCCTACCCTGGGCATTCCCTGTTGCGGAACCAAGGTGCGGGCGCCTAGGCGGGCTCTATGAGCCCGTAGTTCCCGTCCTTGCGGCGGTAAAGCACGTTGATCTCGTCGGTCTTGGCGTTCCTGAAGACGAAGAAGTCGTGGCCCAGGGCCTCCATCTGGAAGGCGGCCTCCTCCGGGTCCATGGGCTTCATCTCAAAGCGCTTGACCCGGACGATCCTCGGGCCTTCCTCCTCCTCGGGCTTGCGCAGGGCCTCCATATCCCGCACCTCGGGGGGCGGGGGGCCCTGGTAGGAGTGGCGCTTGCCCACAAAGCGGCGCTCCTTGTAGCGCTTGAGCTGGGTCTCCAGGCGGTCCACCATGCGGTCAATGGCGGCGTAGAGGTCCTGGTCCTCCTCCTCCACCCTCAGAAGCCCCCCGGGGAGGTCCACCTGCACCTCGGCCTTGGCCTTTTTCTCCACATGGGGGCTACCCGCCAAGGAGAGGACCACCTTGGCCATGAGCTCGCCGTCCTGGTAACGGTCCAGGCGGGCGAGCTTGCGCTCCACGTACTCCCGGATGGCGTCGGTGATCTCCAGGTTGCGGCCGATGAGCTTGTAGAGGTTCATGTTCCCTCCCTTCCGCCCCGGTCAGGGCCTTCCCTTGCCCTTATGCTACCACCCTCCCCGAAGGCTTCGTCCCGCACCACCTGGCCCGCCTTCAGGACCACGACCCGGGAGGGGTAGGCCTCGAGGAGCTCCCGGCTGTGGGTGGCCACCACCACCGTGGCCCCCCGCCGGTGGGCGGCCTTGAGGATCTCCAAGACCTGGAGGGCGTTCTCCGAGTCCAGGTTGCCCGTGGGCTCGTCGGCGAGGATCACCGGGGGGTCCAGGAGGAAGGCCCGGGCCAGGGCCACCCGCTGGGCCTCCCCCACGGAGAGCTCCTCGGGAAAGGCCCGCTTCTTGTGGAAAAGCCCCACCCGGCGAAGGGCCAAGGCGATGCGCTCGGGCCACTCCCTGGCGGGCACCCCCTGCACCCTGAGGACAAAGGCCAGGTTCTCCTCCACGGTCAGGTCGGAGAGGAGGCGGTGGTCCTGGAAGACCATGCCGATGCGGCGGCGGTGAAGGGCGATCCCGTCCCCCCTCAAGGCCTTCAGGTTCTGCCCCGCGAAGTACACCGCCCCATGGGTGGGGGTAAGCCTCCGGAGGATGAGGGAGAGGAGGGTGGACTTCCCAGCCCCCGAGTGCCCCACCACGTAGACGAACTCCCCCTTCTTCACCTCCAGGCTCACGTTGTAAAGGGCTTTGGTCCGGGTCCTGGGGTACTCTAGGCTCACCCGGTGGAAGGCGATCATGCCCCCACTATAAAGCGGCCACGGTTTTCTCACGGAAAAGCGCTATAGTAAAGCTCAGTGAGGGAGAAGATGAAACGACGCGCTTGGCTCATCGCGGGGTTAGGGCTCTTGGCCGCCTTGGTGTACGCCCAGCTCCCCCGCCCTCAGGCCGAGACCCTTCTGCAAAACCCCAACGGTCAGGCCCTCCTGGAGGTCTACCAGAGGATCCAGCAGGACTACCTGGAGCCCCTGCCCAAGGAGAGGCTGAACGCCCTCCTAGAGGGGGCCATCGGGGGCATGGTGGCCGCCTTGAAGGACCCCTTCACCAGCTACTCCCCGCCCCAGCGGGCAAGCCTTCGGCAGGAGGACCTTAGGGGCGAGTTCTTTGGCATCGGGGCTACCCTCACCCCCAGCAACCCCGACGGCACCGGGGCCAAGGTGGAGGGGGTGATCAAGGGGCTGCCGGCCCAAAGGGCGGGGATCCGCGCCGGGGACGTGATCCTCGAGGTGGACGGAGAGGACGTGACCAAGCTTCCCCTCCAGGAGGTGGTGGCCCGGATCCGGGGCCGGGAGGGGACCAAGGTCACCCTCAAGATCCAGCGGGAAGGGGTGCCCGCGCCCCTGGTCTTTGAGCTCGTACGGGAAAAGGTGGAGATCCTCTCCGTCTCCACGGGGAGGATCGGGGACGTGGGCTACGTGGCCCTGGAAACCTTCGCCAACTTCAAGGTGGAGGACCAGCTCAAGCGGGCCATTGAGGGCCTGAAGGCCCAGGGCATCAAGAAGCTCATCTTTGACCTAAGGGACAACGGGGGCGGCCTCCTGGACCAGGGGTGCGCGGTGGCGAGCGCCTTCCTCAGGGAAGGGCCCATCGTCTACACCCGCACCAAGAACCTCACCCGGGTCTGGTGCGAGGCCTCCGGAAGACCCCTCTGGGAGGGGCCCATGGTGGTCCTGGTCAACGGGAACACGGCCTCGGCGAGCGAGATCGTGGCGGGGGCCCTTCAGGACTACGGCCGGGCCAAGGTCATCGGGGAGAAGACCTTCGGCAAGGGCGTGGGCCAGACCCCCTACACCCTGGCCAACGGGGGCGAGCTCACCCTGGTGACCTTTGAGTGGCTCACGCCCAAGAAGCGGGCCATCAACAAGGAGGGTCTGAAGCCCGACATTGAGGTCAAGGACACCCGCTTCCCCACCCCCTTCTCCTTCCAAGGAGCGGGGGCTCCGCCCGGAGCCGAGGTGACGGTGACCCTGAACGGGAAGACCGTGAAGGTCAAGGCGGACGCCGAGGGCAAGTTCACCTACGCCGAGCCCCAGCGGCAAAGGCCCCTCCCTGAGGAGCGGGGCCAGGCCGTGCTGGATCCAGGGAACGACGCCATTCTCAAGCGGGCCCTGGAGGAGCTGAACCGTTAGACTACCCGGGGCTCATGCCCTTGGCTTTTGCTTCAGGGCCCCCATGGGGTGGTGTCATTTCACCACTGCCCCCGGGGGAACCTCCCCCTCCACGGTCACCAGGGCGAGGGCGTCCCCCTCCTGGGCCGCCAGGATCATGCCCTGGCTCTCAATGCCCCGGAGCTTCGCGGGCTTCAGGTTCGCCACCAAGACCACCTTCTTCCCAATAAGCTCCTCGGGGCGGTACCACTTGGCGATCCCCGAGACCACGGTGCGCTCCTCGGTGCCCAAAGAAAGTCTGAGGACGAGGAGCCGGTCGGCGTTCGGGTGCCTCTCCGCCGCCACCACCTCGGCCACCCGGAGCTCTACCTTGGCGAAGTCCTCTATGCCGATGACCCCCTTAACCTCCTCCTTGGGAAAGGCCTTCCTCTCCTCCTTGGGGAAGAGGACGGGGGCCTCCTCAGGAATGGGTCCGGGTTCGGCCAGGCCCCAGCGCTCGGCTTCCTCGAGGCGCACCTCCTCCTTCAGGCCCAGGGCCCGCCTAAGCTCCTCCATCTTGCCCGGCATGGCGGGGGTGAGGAGGATGGAGGCGATCCTCAGGCCCTCCACCACCCGGTAGAGCACGGCCCGGGTCGCCCCGGGGTCCTCCCGGTGGAGCTCCCAAGGCTTCTTCTCGTTGATGTAGCGGTTCAGGGTCTTCACGTAGGCCATAGCCTCCTCCAGGGCCAGGTGGGGCTTCAGCTCCCGCACCAGGGGGCGGAGGCGCCCGGGAAGCCTCGTGCCCTCCTCCAACCCCTCTCCCGCCACGGGCTCAGGGATCCGCCCCCCGGCAAAGCGGAAGAGCATGGCCCGGGTCCTCTGCACCAGGTTCCCCAAATCGTCGGCCAGGTCGGCCTCGTACCGGGTCCTTAGGGCCTCCTCGCTCACCGGGGTGTCCTGGCCGTAGGGGATCTCCCGCAGGAGGTAGTAGCGAAGGGCGTCCCGGCCGTAGCGCTCCAGGAGGGCGAAGGGGTCCACCACGTTCCCCAGGGTCTTGGACATCTTCCGCCCGTCCGGCCCCAGGAGGAACCCCCCCACGTTCAGGTGGCGGTACATGGGGATCCCCGCCGCCTTCAGCATGGTGGGCCAGAAGACGGCGTGGGGCTTCAGGATGTCCTTGCCGATGAGGTGCCAGGCGTGGGGCCAGAAGACCCGGAACCCTTCCCCCTCGGGGTAGCCCAAGGCGGAGACGTAGTTGAGGAGAGCGTCAAACCACACATAGGTGACGTGGCTCTCGTCCCAGGGGAGGGGGATCCCCCAGGGAACTCGGGAGCGGGGCCTGGAGATGGAAAGGTCCCCGATGGGCTCGGAGAGCATGGCCAGGACCTCGTTCCTATATCCTTCAGGCCGGATGAGGTCAGGGTGGTCCTGGAGGTAATGGAGAAGCCACTCCCGGTACTTTTCCATGCGGAAAAAGTAGTTCCCCTCCTTCCGCCTCTCCACGGGCCTCCCGTGGATGGGGCAAAGCCCCTCGGAAAGCTCCTTCTCCGTGTAGAAGCGCTCGCAGGAGACGCAGTAGAGGCCTTCGTACTCCCCGTAGTAGATGTCCCCCGCCCCGTAGACCTTCCCCAGCACCTCCTGGACCACCCGCTTATGCCGCTCCTCGGTGGTGCGGATGAAGTCGTCGTAAGCAATGCCGAGCAGGTCCCAGGCCCTCTTGAAGCGCCCGGAGACCCGGTCCACGAAGGCCTTGGGGTCCTCCCCGGCGGCCTGGGCCGCCCGGTAAACCGTCTCCCCGTGCTCGTCGGTCCCGGTGAGGAAGAAGGTGCGGTAGCCGTCCAGGCGGTGGAAGCGGGCCAGGAAGTCGGCCACCACCGTGGTGTAGGCATGGCCCAGGTGGGGCTCGGCGTTGACGTAGTAGATGGGGGTAGTCACATAAAAGACCTTTTCCATGCGCCCTCCTAAAAAAAACCGGGGCACGCGCCCCGGGCGGGGAGAGGCTTCCCCGCCCTAGCCCAGGGGCATGCCCTTCACGGCCTCCATTCTACCTCAAGGGAGGAGCTCTTCCACCCCAAGGGGTCCGGCCACCAGGGCCCGGGTGGCTAGGCCCACGAAAAGCCCCGTCTCCACCACCCCGGGGATCTCCAAAAGCGCCCGGTGGAGGCCCAGGGGATCCCCGATGGGGCCGAAGCGGCAGTCGGCGATGAGGTGGCCGCTGTCGGTGAAATAGAGCTCTTCCCCGGCCATGCGGAGCTCGGGCTCGCCGCCCAAGACGGCGATGGCCTTGAGGGTGGCCCGGTGGCCGAAGGGGACCAGCTCCACGGGCACGGGCCCGCGGCCCAGGACCGGCACCTTTTTGGTGTGGTCGGCCACCACGAGGAACTCCTTGGCCGAGGCCTCCACGATCTTCTCCCAAAGCAGAGCCCCCCCCATCCCCTTGATGAGGGCGAGCCCGGGGGCGATCTCGTCGGCCCCATCAATGGCCAGGTCCACCCCTTCGGGGGGAAGGTCTACGAGGGGAATGCCCTCCTTCAGGGCAAGCTCCCGGGTGGCCTCGGAGGTGGGCACCCCCACCACCCCCCTAAGCTCCCCCTCCTTTAGGCGCCTGGCGAGCTCCAAAACGGCGTACCGGGCGGTGGAACCCGTACCCAGGCCCACCACCATCCCGTCTTGGACGTAGGCCACCGCGGCGTGGGCCGCCTCCTTCTTGTAGCTCTCCAAGGGGCGCTCCATCACCCCCCTCGCAGCGCCTCGAGGGCCTCGGCCACCTCGAGGGCGTGCCCCTCGGGGGCCACCTTCCGCCAGACCTTGGCCACCCGGCCCTCGGGGTCAATGAGGAAGGTCTGGCGCAACACCCCCTCGTACTCCTTGCCGTAAAGGGTCTTCTTCCCCCAGGCCCCGTAGGCCTGGATGACCTTCCGCTCGGGGTCGGCGAGGAGGGGGAAGTTCAGGCCGTACTTCTCGGCGAAGCGCCTATGGCTTTCCACGTCGTCCGCCGAAACCCCAAGGACCACCGCCCCCAAGGCCTTTAGGCTTCCCATGTGGTCCCGGAAGCCGCAGGCCTCCTTGGTGCAGCCGGGGGTGTCGTCCTTGGGGTAGAAGTAGAGGACCACCCACCGCCCCCGGTAGTCGGAGAGGCGGTGGACCTTTCCCTCCTGGTCGGGGAGGGCGAAGTCCGGGGCCAGCGTGCCTTCCATGTGCGGGATTATACCCCGCCTCCTCCCGGGGGGATCTACAGCTTGTAACCGAAGCGCCGAAGCAGGTCCTTGCGCCAAGCCACCTCGGCCTCGTCCTCCACCCCTAGGGGCTTGAAGCCGTCCATGACCCCGAGGATGGCCCGTCCCTCCCCCTCCTCGGCCACCACCACCTTCAGGGGGTTGGCGGTGGCGGCGAAGATCCGCACCACCTCGGGGCAGGCCTTGACGGCGTGGAGGACGTTGATGGGGTAGAAGCCCTCCCCCAAAACGATGAGGAAGGCGTGGCCCGAGGCCAGGTTCAGGAGGTTTTTCACGGCAAGCTCCACCAGGGCCTCATCGGTCCCCGAGCGGCGAATGAGGCGCTTGCCGCTGGCCTCGGAGAAGGCGAGGCCGAACCGGAGGCCGGGGACAGCCGTGACCAGCGCCTCGTGGAGGTCCTCCACCGTCTTGATGAAGTGGGCCTGGCCCAGGATGACGTTCAGGTTATCCGGCTTCTCAATAGGGATGACCTTGAGCTCCATGCCCCAATTTTATACTTCTCCCGTGCGGGTCCTGGAGGTCTTTCTCGCCTTTTTGGGGCTGGGCCTCACCTCCTTCGGCGGCCCCCTAGCCCACCTCGGGTACTTCCACCAAGCCCTGGTTCGGCGCCGGGGTTGGCTGTCCGAGGTGGCCTACGCCCAGCTCGTGGCCCTAGCCCAGGCCCTGCCCGGACCTACCAGCTCCCAGGTGGGCATGGCCCTTGGCCTCTTTCGGGCGGGACCCTTGGGCGCCTTGGCCGCCTGGTTGGGCTTTACCCTACCCTCGGCCCTCCTCCTCTACCTGGTAGGGGTAGGCCTCGAGGCCTTCTCCCCGCCCCCAGGCCTCTCCCAGGGGCTTAAGGTCCTAGCCCTGGCGGTGGTGGCCCAGGCCCTGGGACAGATGGCCCAGGGCCTCGCCCCCGATCGGCCCCGGCTGGCCATCGCCTTTCTGACCGCGGTCCTCCTCACCCTATGGCCCCAGGGGCAACTGCCCGCCCTCCTCATGGCCGGGGTCCTCGGCCTCTTCCTGCCCCTGGCACCCCCACCCCCCCCTTCCCTCCAGGCCCTCTCCTCGAGGGCGGGGGCTTTGGCCTTCCTGGTCTTCTTGGGGCTTGGGCTCCTCCTCCGCGCCCTCGCCCCCCTGGACCCCCTTTGGGCCTTCCTAGAGGCCCTTTACACCAGCGGAGCCCTGGTCTTCGGCGGAGGGCACGTGGTCTTGCCCCTGTTGAAAGAGCCCCTCGTGCCCGAATTCTTGGATGCCGGCACCTTCTTGGCGGGCTACGGAGCCGCCCAGGCGGTGCCGGGACCCCTCTTCAGCCTCGCCGCCTTTCTGGGAGCCAAAGCCCACCTTGGCCTACCTTCTCCCCTGGCCGCCCTCTTGGCCCTCCTCGCCCTCTTCCTGCCCGGGGCCCTTCTCCTTTTCGCTGCCCTCCCCTTCTGGGCCCACCTCGGGCAAATCCCGGCCCTCCGGCGGGCCCTCATGGGGGTGAACGCAGGGGTGGTGGGCCTCCTCCTCGCCGCCCTCTACGATCCCCTTTTCCTCGAGGCGGTGCGGGGGAAGGGGGACTTCGCCTTGGCCCTGGGGCTCTTCGGCCTTCTCCGGCTTGGCCTCCCCCCCTGGGCCTTGGCCCTCCTCGGGGCCACACTCGGGGCCCTCTTCCTCTGATAGCATGGGGGGCATGGATCTCCTGGAAAAGGCCGTCTCCGGGGAGCGGCTTTCCGAGGCCGAGGTGCTCGCCCTCTTTGACCTCCCCCTGCCCGAGCTGGCCGCCGCCGCCCACGAGGTCCGGCTCCAGAAGACCGACCCCGAGGTGGTCACCTTCCTCATAGACCGAAACATCAACTACACCAACGTCTGCACCGTGGCCTGTAGCTTCTGCGCCTTCTACCGCACCAGGCGGCAGCAGGACGCCTACACCCTCTCCTTTGAAGAAATGGCCAAGAAGGTGGAGGAGCTCTACCAGGTTGGGGGAAAGCGGATCCTTATGCAAGGCGGGGTCAACCCCGACCTGCCCCTGGAGTGGTACCTGGAGCTCCTCCGCTACCTCAAAGGGCGCTTTCCCGACCTGCGCATTGACGCCTTCAGCCCTGAGGAGATCCTGGGCCTAGAGCGGCTTACCGGCTTGAGGGCCGAGGTCCTTTTGGAACGCCTCAAAGAGGCGGGTTTGGATGGCCTTCCCGGAGCGGGGGCCGAGATCCTGGTGGACGAGGTGCGCCTCAAGGCTGCCCCCGCCAGGATCCGCACCGCGGATTGGTACCGGATCATGGACGCGGCCCAGGCCCTGGGCCTTTACACCCTGGCCACCATGGTGATCGGTTTTGGGGAGGGCAAAAGGGAGCGGGCCGCCCACCTCCTCGGCCTGAGGGCCCAGCAGGAGAAGGCCTTGGAGCGTTACCAAAATGGCTTTGCCGCCTTTGCCCTTTGGACGCTTCAGGTGGAGCACACCCGCCTCAAGGGGAAGGCCCCGGGGGCCACGGCCCACGAGTACCTCAAGACCCTGGCCATCGCCCGGCTTGCCTTGGACAACATCGCCCACTTCCAGGCCTCCTGGCCCACCCTGGGGTTCAAGGTGGCCCAGGCGGCCCTCTACTACGGGGCCGATGACTTCGGGAGCACCATGCTGGAGGAGAACGTGGTCTCGGCGGCGGGGGGCCACGGCCGCACCCACGCCACGGTGCGCCAGATCGTGCGCCACATCGTGGACGCGGGGTTCAGGCCCGCCGAAAGGGACCCCCTCTACCGCATCCTCCGCTATCCGGACCCCGAGGCCTTTTTGCGGGAACCTGAGCCCATAGAGCTGCCCCTGGCCTAGGCCAAAGACCCTCAGGAGGCGGCCTCCTTCAGGTAGAGGCCCTGCCGGATCTCCTCCAGGAGGGGAAGGAGGGGCTCGCCCGCCTCGAGGGCCCGCACCAAGGCGCTCCCCACCACCACCCCGTCCGCCACCGCCGCCTGCTCCGCCGTGGCCCGGCCCGAAACCCCGAAGCCCACGGCCACGGGGAGGGGGGTCTGGGCCCTAATGCGGCGCACCAGGTCCTTCACCTCCTCAG is a genomic window of Thermus islandicus DSM 21543 containing:
- a CDS encoding murein hydrolase activator EnvC family protein, which codes for MRFWIGLWVLLSLLALGQDLATQERRVRSLEAEAARAQRLEREAQARIQRLNQELSRLSQRVRNLLGEKARLEGEIARLEGERAALRQEIARLRRAVQETEARIAELERDLAALKERLQALMQSLHRERAGRYLPLLRAQSFADLAVRARWVGYISRQDAELVRRFQATLKALNEERERLRLLLADLSEKEKALAATQARLEEERRYLLSTLDALRREAEGKKALLRDALSERERLQRALSQIQARVLSERRRLLELQRQEEERRRREAAQRPPPQVVVPPPPLPATVGRLAFPVPGGRVLVPYGQEGPFQVIQGPAPGSPVQAAAEGYVAGILYLPNLGYTVMVVHTETLSTVYTNLQEPLVAEGQRVSRGQLLGYTGGGLLIRPEELEFRVAVRVGEETRFVDPSAYY
- a CDS encoding adenosine diphosphatase codes for the protein MELKVIPIEKPDNLNVILGQAHFIKTVEDLHEALVTAVPGLRFGLAFSEASGKRLIRRSGTDEALVELAVKNLLNLASGHAFLIVLGEGFYPINVLHAVKACPEVVRIFAATANPLKVVVAEEGEGRAILGVMDGFKPLGVEDEAEVAWRKDLLRRFGYKL
- the hpf gene encoding ribosome hibernation-promoting factor, HPF/YfiA family, producing MNLYKLIGRNLEITDAIREYVERKLARLDRYQDGELMAKVVLSLAGSPHVEKKAKAEVQVDLPGGLLRVEEEDQDLYAAIDRMVDRLETQLKRYKERRFVGKRHSYQGPPPPEVRDMEALRKPEEEEGPRIVRVKRFEMKPMDPEEAAFQMEALGHDFFVFRNAKTDEINVLYRRKDGNYGLIEPA
- the bcp gene encoding thioredoxin-dependent thiol peroxidase, with protein sequence MEGTLAPDFALPDQEGKVHRLSDYRGRWVVLYFYPKDDTPGCTKEACGFRDHMGSLKALGAVVLGVSADDVESHRRFAEKYGLNFPLLADPERKVIQAYGAWGKKTLYGKEYEGVLRQTFLIDPEGRVAKVWRKVAPEGHALEVAEALEALRGG
- the metG gene encoding methionine--tRNA ligase yields the protein MEKVFYVTTPIYYVNAEPHLGHAYTTVVADFLARFHRLDGYRTFFLTGTDEHGETVYRAAQAAGEDPKAFVDRVSGRFKRAWDLLGIAYDDFIRTTEERHKRVVQEVLGKVYGAGDIYYGEYEGLYCVSCERFYTEKELSEGLCPIHGRPVERRKEGNYFFRMEKYREWLLHYLQDHPDLIRPEGYRNEVLAMLSEPIGDLSISRPRSRVPWGIPLPWDESHVTYVWFDALLNYVSALGYPEGEGFRVFWPHAWHLIGKDILKPHAVFWPTMLKAAGIPMYRHLNVGGFLLGPDGRKMSKTLGNVVDPFALLERYGRDALRYYLLREIPYGQDTPVSEEALRTRYEADLADDLGNLVQRTRAMLFRFAGGRIPEPVAGEGLEEGTRLPGRLRPLVRELKPHLALEEAMAYVKTLNRYINEKKPWELHREDPGATRAVLYRVVEGLRIASILLTPAMPGKMEELRRALGLKEEVRLEEAERWGLAEPGPIPEEAPVLFPKEERKAFPKEEVKGVIGIEDFAKVELRVAEVVAAERHPNADRLLVLRLSLGTEERTVVSGIAKWYRPEELIGKKVVLVANLKPAKLRGIESQGMILAAQEGDALALVTVEGEVPPGAVVK
- a CDS encoding cell division protein FtsX encodes the protein MYATREALRQILRHPTASLATFFTALVSFSLLYFLGLLLWNLEKVVQSLERELEVAAFLQKGANVEALLTEIQAWPEVREVRLQTKEEALAQLVLDYPYLAEAKDLVENPLPDTLRLRLEAPGAVRAVAERLKRLPGVEGVEYGGELTERLVQVLSGSRLAMVLLVGLLLLNTFFSVMGSIRLSVESRKEALSIMLLVGATRRFIQAPFVLEGTLLTLSAGLLAVLAGGGLYLALSQALQALLPFLPVLGPRDLLQTGLLVLWLAVLLGASGAYLASRAYLKEG
- a CDS encoding peroxiredoxin, which codes for MRATAFLLCLGFLRAAALSPGDKAPLLEAQDSYGRPVDLRGSYVVLWFYPKAKSPGCTAQAKRYSELYPEFQRLGARVYGVSHDPAAEQCDFVEKLSLRGSMIPDPDGRLARAYGVPSLFGFYRRDTVLLNPEGRVERIWRNVNPFKDADTVLAYLKERNR
- the rpiA gene encoding ribose-5-phosphate isomerase RpiA codes for the protein MERPLESYKKEAAHAAVAYVQDGMVVGLGTGSTARYAVLELARRLKEGELRGVVGVPTSEATRELALKEGIPLVDLPPEGVDLAIDGADEIAPGLALIKGMGGALLWEKIVEASAKEFLVVADHTKKVPVLGRGPVPVELVPFGHRATLKAIAVLGGEPELRMAGEELYFTDSGHLIADCRFGPIGDPLGLHRALLEIPGVVETGLFVGLATRALVAGPLGVEELLP
- a CDS encoding cell division ATP-binding protein FtsE, coding for MIAFHRVSLEYPRTRTKALYNVSLEVKKGEFVYVVGHSGAGKSTLLSLILRRLTPTHGAVYFAGQNLKALRGDGIALHRRRIGMVFQDHRLLSDLTVEENLAFVLRVQGVPAREWPERIALALRRVGLFHKKRAFPEELSVGEAQRVALARAFLLDPPVILADEPTGNLDSENALQVLEILKAAHRRGATVVVATHSRELLEAYPSRVVVLKAGQVVRDEAFGEGGSIRAREGPDRGGREGT
- a CDS encoding S41 family peptidase; this translates as MKRRAWLIAGLGLLAALVYAQLPRPQAETLLQNPNGQALLEVYQRIQQDYLEPLPKERLNALLEGAIGGMVAALKDPFTSYSPPQRASLRQEDLRGEFFGIGATLTPSNPDGTGAKVEGVIKGLPAQRAGIRAGDVILEVDGEDVTKLPLQEVVARIRGREGTKVTLKIQREGVPAPLVFELVREKVEILSVSTGRIGDVGYVALETFANFKVEDQLKRAIEGLKAQGIKKLIFDLRDNGGGLLDQGCAVASAFLREGPIVYTRTKNLTRVWCEASGRPLWEGPMVVLVNGNTASASEIVAGALQDYGRAKVIGEKTFGKGVGQTPYTLANGGELTLVTFEWLTPKKRAINKEGLKPDIEVKDTRFPTPFSFQGAGAPPGAEVTVTLNGKTVKVKADAEGKFTYAEPQRQRPLPEERGQAVLDPGNDAILKRALEELNR